CTCTGCCGAGACCAGAGGTCCCAGGGCTTCCTCTTCCTTCCGCAGTGAGCGGTAGAGGGTGGCCAAGGTGCCGCGGTTGGCATCAACGATCGCATCCATGCGAGCACGCTGTTCCTTCTGGATCCCGATGGACTCGGAGAACTTCTTATCATCCCACCAGCGCCCTGGAGGACCTACCTGCAGCCCCCCGTGCATCGTACTTACCGTTCCGGGCGTGCTGCCGCTGTAAGGCGGGGGAGAATTACGCCTGTCAGGAAAGCCACCGCCAAAACCGCCGCCATTGCCCATCGGAGGCCGTCCGCCGCCCATGCCACCGCCGCCGGGACCTCCGGGGCCTTGCGCAAGAGCGGCCGAGCCACCAAGCAGGATGGCAAGCAGGGCCAAGGCGAGTTGGAATCGATACGTCATTTGGCAAAGAAAAAAGAATAATAAAGAGATTAGCGCTTCGTTGTCCTGGCTTTGCCGGACTCGTTGGCAAAGGCCGCCTCGTGCTGGGCAGCGGGCTGCGCAATCTCCTGGTTGATAGCGGACATCAGTTCATTGTCTGCGGCAATCTGTTCCGCCGTAGGCACCGGTGACATATGCTGCACGGCGGCTTGCTGCGGTGCATCGTTATCGCGGATCAGGAATGGCACAGCAACCGCGACCGCAAGCACCGCGGCCATAGCCATACCCGCGGCCGGGCGGAAGGAAAGTCCCAGACGTTCGAAGAAGCCGGGCTGAGGCGTCGGCATTTCGGCCACACGCTGGCGGCTCCAGTCCATGGATGCATCGCGCAGCATGCCCATCGTCTCTTCGACCCGCGCCATCTCCTGGCGGCAGTGTTCGCACGAATTCAGATGGGCTGTGGCAGTGCCGTCATCCAGTCCCAGCAGAAGATCGGTGAACTGTTCGTCTGTGAGGTGCCGGTTCATCGCGTACCTCCCAGTGTAGACGCGTTTGGACCAAGCTGCGCGCGAATGGCGGTTACAGCCCGGTGCAGGTGTGTCTTGACGGTATTGACCGGCATACCGGTTGCCTCGGCAATCTCCGCCAGGTCCATCTCTTCCAGGAACCGCATGACGAAGACCGAGCGTTGCCGCTCAGAGAGTGTCGCCAGGGCAGCATGCACCCCCTGGACGCGCTCCCGGGCGATCAGGGCGCTCTCCGGCGAGCTGGCGCGCGAGCTGATCTGGTGCGACATGTCGGTGACATCGGCGGCGGTCGCACGGAAGTTGCGCCAGAACTTGAACTTCTGGGTGCGGACATGGTCGCGCACCAGGTTGGTGGCAATCGACATCAGCCATGTCGAAACGGAGCAGTCCCCACGGAAGCTGGCCCGGTTGGCATAGGCCTTGACGAAACAGTCCTGCGTGATGGACTCAGCGAGGTCGGCGTCGTTGATGGAATAGGCAACGTAGCGGTAGACCTTAGCGCGATAGAGCCGAACGAGACCGTCAATGTCCTCAAGCTCGTGCGTGCGGGCCTCCTGCCGTGCGGCAAATGAGAGTATCGCGG
This genomic window from Terriglobus albidus contains:
- a CDS encoding RNA polymerase sigma factor, producing the protein MPATASTAILSFAARQEARTHELEDIDGLVRLYRAKVYRYVAYSINDADLAESITQDCFVKAYANRASFRGDCSVSTWLMSIATNLVRDHVRTQKFKFWRNFRATAADVTDMSHQISSRASSPESALIARERVQGVHAALATLSERQRSVFVMRFLEEMDLAEIAEATGMPVNTVKTHLHRAVTAIRAQLGPNASTLGGTR
- a CDS encoding Spy/CpxP family protein refolding chaperone: MTYRFQLALALLAILLGGSAALAQGPGGPGGGGMGGGRPPMGNGGGFGGGFPDRRNSPPPYSGSTPGTVSTMHGGLQVGPPGRWWDDKKFSESIGIQKEQRARMDAIVDANRGTLATLYRSLRKEEEALGPLVSAEQPDENRILSQIDRVAQARAELEKANARMLLGIRRELTLDQWHKLESHRGQQPPTE